The Littorina saxatilis isolate snail1 linkage group LG13, US_GU_Lsax_2.0, whole genome shotgun sequence genome contains a region encoding:
- the LOC138983691 gene encoding zinc finger protein Gfi-1b-like yields MDGVTSLLHGPVRPIPQRPAPGDALFYPLPPAVAMDLRLAWKAPAAGGCDKLYPAALTPFHSLPHSLALFQQLRRQHGLLTSDRLSPDPDVPKTPLHFTIASPLIGHPAPTALHSILPLPGVEATGRGDENLVGGVARGSPGLPPLALSDCPRPGTSPYGRKLFPCSQCRYTTDRRNNLKRHMLTMHQLSAKLLECCGVLFRTKAALREHALIFHYHGYTCFYCGRRFCRKALLKRHLSVHNGQKEFICNVCDYATSHKSNLERHRRVHMRQDDEGEVDAHDYAGALSDVKSNVSESNSNISCDELSVCSDDDDEEINVHSD; encoded by the coding sequence ACCCATTCCCCAGCGGCCAGCTCCGGGTGATGCTTTGTTCTACCCGCTGCCCCCAGCCGTGGCCATGGATCTGCGCCTTGCCTGGAAGGCCCCAGCGGCTGGCGGCTGTGACAAGCTGTACCCTGCCGCACTGACCCCTTTCCACAGCCTCCCCCACTCCCTGGCGCTCTTCCAACAGCTCAGGCGTCAACACGGGCTTCTGACCTCAGACAGACTTTCCCCTGACCCGGATGTTCCCAAAACGCCACTCCACTTTACGATCGCGTCGCCTTTAATCGGCCACCCTGCCCCGACGGCCCTCCACAGCATCCTGCCTTTGCCTGGAGTGGAAGCCACAGGACGTGGTGATGAGAACCTAGTTGGAGGAGTGGCACGAGGAAGTCCGGGCTTGCCTCCACTGGCGCTAAGCGACTGCCCACGCCCTGGTACCTCGCCGTACGGGCGGAAGCTGTTCCCGTGCTCGCAGTGCCGCTACACGACAGACCGCCGCAACAACCTGAAGCGCCACATGCTGACCATGCACCAGCTGTCCGCCAAGCTCCTCGAGTGTTGCGGCGTGCTCTTCCGCACCAAGGCGGCGCTCAGGGAGCACGCGCTCATCTTCCACTACCACGGCTACACCTGCTTCTACTGTGGCCGCCGCTTCTGTCGCAAAGCGCTGCTCAAGCGACACCTGTCCGTGCACAACGGCCAGAAGGAGTTCATCTGCAACGTCTGCGACTACGCCACCAGCCACAAAAGCAACCTGGAGCGTCACCGCCGTGTGCACATGCGCCAGGATGACGAGGGTGAAGTGGATGCTCACGATTACGCGGGGGCACTCAGTGACGTCAAGTCCAACGTCAGCGAGTCCAACTCTAATATCAGCTGCGACGAACTCTCCGTGTGCTCAGACGATGACGATGAAGAAATTAACGTTCACAGTGACTGA